The genomic stretch AGCCTATGAAATACCAATCCGTATTCGATATTATCGGACCGGTGATGGTCGGTCCATCTAGTTCGCATACTGCTGGTGCTGCGCGTATCGGCCGAGCAGCGCGCCTTATCTTCGGAAAAGAACCAACGTGGGCAGCTGTTCACTTGTATGGCTCGTTTGCGAAGACATATCGAGGACATGGAACTGATTTGGCGATTGTCGGCGGTCTCTTAGGCTACGATACAGATGATGATCGAATCAGGTTCGCGTTAGAAACTGCGAAGCAGAAAAATATGAGAATTGAATTCATTGAAGATACAGCAGCTACAGAACACCCGAACACAGCACGAGTAAAGCTAGGAACAGATGACAGCAGCATGGAGCTCGTCGGTGTTTCTATTGGCGGCGGAAAAGTTGAGATTACGGAACTGAACGGCTTTGAACTGCGTATGTCAGGCAATAAGCCAGCTATTTTGATTATGCATAATGATCGTTTTGGTGCAATTGCTTCGGTAACTCAAATTTTAGCAATGCATGAGATTAACATTGCGCATATGGAAGTTTCCAGAAAAGATGTCGGGAAAGACGCGTTAATGGTAATTGAGACGGACCAAAATGTCGAGGACAATGTGATGAAAGACTTGGAGCAAGCATCGCATATCAACCGTGTGTCTCGTTTGATGAGCTGACAGGAGGAATGAACATGTTTCGCAACGTAGCGGAATTGATTGAACAAGCAAAGGCGGATAGCATATCTATTTCGGAAGTGATGATTCGCCAGGAGATGGATGTCCATCAGCGCTCTCGTGAGGAAGTGATGGGACAGATGGAGCGAAATTTAGTAATCATGGAAGAAGCTGTGGAGCGTGGTTTACAAGGGGTAACGTCTCATTCCGGCTTAACCGGAAATGATGCTGTATTGCTGCAGAAATATATGGAAAAAGGCAATACGCTCTCAGGCCATCTGCTGTTGGATGCCGTAAGTAAAGCTGTGGCAACGAATGAAGTAAATGCCGCAATGGGAATGATTTGTGCCACGCCAACCGCAGGAAGCGCAGGTTGTGTGCCGGGAGCGTTATTCGCTGTTAAAGAAAGGCTGCAGCCGACTCGCGAGCAAATGATCCGTTTTCTGTTCACAGCAGGAGCTTTTGGGTTTGTGGTAGCAAAC from Terribacillus sp. DMT04 encodes the following:
- the sdaAB gene encoding L-serine ammonia-lyase, iron-sulfur-dependent subunit beta; translated protein: MKYQSVFDIIGPVMVGPSSSHTAGAARIGRAARLIFGKEPTWAAVHLYGSFAKTYRGHGTDLAIVGGLLGYDTDDDRIRFALETAKQKNMRIEFIEDTAATEHPNTARVKLGTDDSSMELVGVSIGGGKVEITELNGFELRMSGNKPAILIMHNDRFGAIASVTQILAMHEINIAHMEVSRKDVGKDALMVIETDQNVEDNVMKDLEQASHINRVSRLMS
- the sdaAA gene encoding L-serine ammonia-lyase, iron-sulfur-dependent, subunit alpha, translated to MFRNVAELIEQAKADSISISEVMIRQEMDVHQRSREEVMGQMERNLVIMEEAVERGLQGVTSHSGLTGNDAVLLQKYMEKGNTLSGHLLLDAVSKAVATNEVNAAMGMICATPTAGSAGCVPGALFAVKERLQPTREQMIRFLFTAGAFGFVVANNASISGAEGGCQAEVGSAAAMASAAVVEMAGGTPEQSSEAFAITLKNMLGLVCDPVAGLVEVPCVKRNAAGASNAIVSADMALAGITSRIPCDEVIGAMYRIGRSMPSSLRETAEGGLAATPTGRRLAEMINGITKEKE